One Mycolicibacterium fallax genomic window, TCGCACCTTCGGGGCTGCTCGGCCAGCAGCGGGTGCAGGCCGTCCAGTTCGACGGCCGCGAACTGATCCCCGCACCGGACGGGTCGATGCGGGTCAAACCCAACGGCGAGCAACGCACCGTGCCGGCCGGCCTGGCGCTGACCTCGATCGGCTATCGAGGCCGGCCGGTGCCCGGGCTGCCCTTCGACGAGGCCACCGCGACCGTGCCGCACGACGCCGGCCGGGTCAGCGGTGTCCGCGGCGCCTACGTGACGGGCTGGATCAAGCGCGGGGCCACCGGCTTCATCGGCACCAACAAATCGTGCGCCCAGGAGACCGTCCGCAGCCTGGTCGCCGACTACAACGTTTCCGGGTAACCGTCTCCCGTTCATGCGCGCGGCAGGCCCGGTCAGCCTGGCGTCAGCGAACCGGTCAGCTCGGCGATCATCGCGGTGAACGGGACGTCCGGGCGCACCTCGATCCCGGCCGCGCGGGCGGCGCCGTCAAGCACATACCAGGCGTAGTCGGCCAGGTCCGAGATGATCTCGGCGCGCGACCGGGTCGGCGCGGCACCGCGGATCCAGGCCGACAGGGTGGCCTCGATCATCGTCACCACCGCGAACGGCACCGACCGGAACGAGGCGTCATCGGCGTTGAGCGCCGCGGCGAGCGCCCCGATGATGCCCTCCGCCTGGACCATCATTCGGTGCTTGAACTGACTGACCGCATCCAGCGAGCCGTCGCTTTCAAAGGTCGGCCCGCGCCGGACGAACTCGTTGAGCCGCGGATGATCGAGCATCCAGTCGGCGACCGCGGCGATGGTGCGGGTCAGGATCTCCCGCAGCGAGCCGTCGGCCAGGTCGAGCCGCTCATCGAGCACACCCGCGAGATCCTCAAAGGTCAGCGATCGCACTCGCCGTTCGAGTTCGTCCTTGTTGCCGAACTGCCGGTAGACCACGGACTTGGCCAGACCGGCCCGCTGCGCGACGTCGCGCACCGAGACATCGGCGTCGGCCGGGCCCTCCTCGATCAGCTCGATCGCCGCCCGCAGGATCCGGGTGCGCCGCTCGGCGTTGTGCTCTTCCCAGCGCGCCTCATACCCACTGATGGCCGGGACATCGGGGGCGCGGGACACCGCTCCGAGGCTACCGTTCGCCGGGACGCACCGGTACCCGGCGATGCGCCCCACACCGCTGCCAGCGGGTACCGTTTGGGCCATGGTGGGTCAACGGTGAGCTCCGGGCTGTTCGCGCTACTCGACGATGTCGCAGCGCTGGCGAAGCTCGCCGCCGCATCGGTCGACGACGTCGGCGCCGCCGCCGGTCGGGCCACCGCCAAGGCCGCCGGCGTGGTGATCGACGACACCGCGGTCACCCCGCAGTACGTGCAGGGCATCGCGGCCGAGCGCGAGCTGCCGATCGTCAAGCGGATCGCGATCGGATCGCTGCGCAACAAGCTGCTGCTGATCCTGCCGGCGGCGCTGCTGCTCAGCCAGTTCGCCCCGTGGGCGCTGACCCCGATCCTGATGCTCGGCGCCACCTATCTGTGCTACGAGGGCGCCGAGAAGATCTGGGGACGGCTGCGCGGCCACGAGCACAGCGCCGCCGCCGAAAGCGAGATCAAGGACCGCGACGCCGAGGAGAAGACGGTGGCCGGCGCCATCCGCACCGACCTCATCCTGTCCGCCGAGATCATGGTGATCGCCCTCAACGAGGTTGCCGCACAATCATTCTGGCCGCGACTGATCATCCTGGTGGTCGTCGCCTTCGTGATCACCATCGTGGTCTACGGGGTGGTCGGGGCGATCGTGAAGATGGACGACATCGGCTTGAGCCTGGCCCAGCGCAGCGGCCGGATGGCCCAGCGGATCGGCCGCGGTCTGGTCACCGGGATGCCAAAGGTGCTGGCCACCCTCTCGACGGTGGGCATCGTGGCGATGCTCTGGGTCGGCGGTCACATCCTGCTCACCGGCACCGACAAGGTCGGCTGGCACAGCCCGTACGCGATCGTGCACCACCTGGAGGAGCTGGTGTCCGATGCCACCGGTGCGGCCGGGCCGGCGCTGGCGTGGCTCACCAACACCGGCATCTCGGCGGTGATCGGCCTGGTCGTGGGCGGACTGGTCCTCGCGGTGCTCGCCATGCTGCCGTCGCGATCGGCGCAGCCGCACCAGTAGCCGGCCGCCGGCGCGGTAGCGTGCCGGTCATGAGCCCCGAACTGGTCCGCTACGACCTGACCGAGCCCTCGGAGATCGGCGGTCGGGTCGCCGTCGTCACGGTCAACGATCCCGACCGCCGCAACGCCGTCACCGACGCCATGTCCGCGCAGTTGCGCGCGGCCGTCGAGCGCGCCGAGTCCGATCAAGCGGTGCATGCCCTGGTGGTCACCGGGGCATGCACGGCGTTCTGCGCGGGCGCCGACCTGAGTGCGCTCGGTGCGGCCGCCGAGGACGGCCTGCTGCGGATTTACGACGGGTTCATGGCGATCGCCGGCTGCGCGCTGCCCACCATCGCGGCCGTCAACGGCGCCGCCGTCGGCGCCGGGCTGAACCTGGCGCTGGCCGCCGACGTCCGGATCGCCGGCCCGCGCGCCCTGTTCGACGCCCGCTTCCAGAAGCTGGGCATCCATCCCGGCGGCGGAGCCACCTGGATGCTGCAACGGGCGGTCGGACCGCAGGCGGCTCGGGCCGCACTGCTGTTCGGCATGCGGTTTGACGCCGACGCCGCCGTCGCCCACGGTCTGGCGCTGCGCACCGCCGACGACGCGCTCGCCGACGCCCTGCAGCTGGCCGGCGGCCCGGCGGCGGCGCCGCGGGAGGTGGTGCTGGCGACCAAGGCGAGCATGCGCGCGACCTGTCAACCCGGCGCCGCCGAGGCCGACCTGCACGACGCCGCGATGCGGATCGAGCTGGGGCCGCAGGCCCGGTCCATTCAGTCCCCGGAGTTCCAGGACCGGCTGCGCTCGGCGACCCGCCGCTGAACCCGGGCCTAGAGTTCCAGCAGGGCGGTCTCGGGCGCCTCGATCAGCGCGCGCAGCCCGACGAGGAACCCGGCGACCTGGGCGCCGTCGGCGACCCGATGGTCGAAGGCACAGGTCAGCTGCGCGGTGGGGCGGGCGGCAAGTTCCCCATCGATGACGACGGCGCGCGGCCGGATCGCACCCATGCCCAGAATGGCGGCCTCCGGGTGGTTGATCACCGGCACGCCGTCATCGAGCCCGAGGGCACCGAAGTTCGACACCGTGAACGTCGAGCCGGTCAGCGCGGCGGGCGCCAGGGCGCCGTCGCGGGCCGCGTCGATCAGCCCGGCGACGGCCTGCGCCAGCTCCCGGGTGGTTTTGGCCTGGGCGTCGTGCACGACCGGCACCAGCAGACCGCGCGGCGCGGCCACCCCGAACCCGAGATGCACGCCGCGATGGGTGCGGATCTGCGGGCCGTCCGGGCCGTCGACCCAGCTGGAGTTGAGGATCCGGTGCCGGGTCAGGGCGTGCACGACCAGCCGCAGGGTCAGCACGAACGGGGTGATCTCCAGCCGGCCGGCGAGCTGCAGCAGCCGCGCACAGTCCACCTCGATGCGGGCGTGCGCGTCGGGGATCTCCCGGCGTGCGGCGCTCATCCGCCGGGCCATCTCCGCCTGCACGCCGCGCACCGGTTGCAGTTCATCGGCGGCGGACTCGCCGGCGGACTCGGCCGCCGCCAGCACCGCGTCGCGGCCGACGATTCCGTCCGGGCCGGCCCGCACCGCGCCGAGGTCCACCTGCAGGTCCGCGGCCAGCCGGCGCACCGACGGTTTGGCCCGCGGCCGCGAGCCCGGCCGGCGCCGGCTGCGGTCGGCGCCGGCGTCGGCCCCGTAGCCCACCAGCACGCTGTCGCGGGCCGGCGCGGCGCTCTCAGCCGGCCGGGCGCTCTCGACCGGCCGGGCGGCCTCGGCCGGCGCGGTGCCGGTTGCCTCGAAGCGGACCAGCAGCGCCCCCACCGGCAGCACGTCGCCGACCGCGCCGCCCAGCGCGCGCACCCGGCCGGCGACCGGGCTGGGGATCTCGACGGCGGCCTTGGCGGTCTCCACCGTGCACAGCACCTGGTTCAGCGCCACCTCGTCGCCGAGGGCCACCTCCCACTGCGTCACGGTGACGTCCTCCAGGCCCTCCCCGAGGTCGGGCACCAGGAACTCCCCGCCGCGCGGCTCACCGGTCCCGGTCATGGTGCCTCCAAGGTCCGTTCGACGCAGTCCAGCAGCCGGTCGACCCCCGGCAGCCAGCTCGTCTCGAGCCGCGCCGGCGGGTAGGGGGTGTCGAAACCGGTGGCGCGCAGCACCGGCGCCTCCAGGTCGTAGAACAGTTCCTCGCTGAGGCGGGCGGCCAACTCGGCGCCGAACCCCAGGGTGCGTGGGCCCTCGTGCAGCACCACGGCCCGGCCGGTGCGGCGCACCGAATCCGCGACGGTGTCGAAGTCCAGCGGGTTCAGCGACCGCAGGTCGACGACCTCCAGGCTCCAATCATGTTCGGCGGCGGCCAGTTCGGCCGCCGCCAGCGCGGTGCCGACCAGCGGGCCGTAGCTGATGACGGTGGCATCGTCGCCCGGCCGGGCGATCACGGCCCGGCCGATCGGGGGCCCCGGGGTGGTCGGGTCGACCAGTCCGCGGCTCCAGTACCGGCGCTTGGGCTCCAGGAAGATCACCGGATCTGGGCTGGCGATCGCGTGCCGCAGCAGCCAGTAGGCGTCCGACGGGGTGGCCGGCACCACCACCTTCAACCCCGCGGTGTGCGCCCAGTAGGTTTCGGTGGACTCCGAGTGATGTTCCACCGCACCAATTCCACCGAACGACGGGATCCGGATGGTGACCGCCAACTCGATGTCGCCGCGGGTGCGCATCCGGTATTTGGCCAGGTGGCTGACGATCTGGTCGAACGCCGGATAGCTGAAGCCGTCGAACTGCAGCTCGGGCACCGGCACCAGCCCCCGGATCGCCATCCCGATCGCGATGCCGATGATCGCCGACTCGGCCAGCGGCGTGTCGAAACAGCGGGACGGCCCGAAGGTTTCGGCCAGCCCGTCGGTCACCCGGAACACCCCGCCGAGGGCGGCCACGTCCTCGCCGAAGACCAGGACCCGGTCGTCGGCGGCCATCACGTCGCGCAGCGCCCGGTTGATCGCGGCGACCATGGTGAGTTCGGCGGCGACGCCGGGGTTTTCGGCCGCGGGCGGTCGTGCGAAGGTGGCGGTCATCTCAGGTCTCCCTGACCAGTTCGGCGCGCAATTGCTCACGCTGGGCGGCCAGGTCCGGGGTGATGTCGTGGTAGACCGCGTCGAACAGCTCGGTGGGGTCGGGGTCGACGGCCCCGACGACCGCGGCCCGCAGCTCGTCGCACAGCCGCTGCGCGTGCTGCTCGCTGCGCTGCCGCAGCCGGTCGGTCCAGAGCCCGATGTGCTGTAGGTATTTTCGGAAGCGGTCCAGCGGATCGAGGGCCTGCCAGTGCCGAAGCTCGGCGTCGTCGCGGTAGCGGGTCGGGTCGTCGGAGGTGGTGTGCGGGCCCATCCGGTAGGTCAGCGCCTCGACCAGCGCCGGTCCCCCGCCGGCCCGGGCGCGGGCGGCGACCGCCGCCGTCACGGCGTAGCAGGCCAGCACGTCGTTGCCGTCGACCCGGATGCCGGGCATTCCGTAGCCGGCCGCCCGGCTCGCGATCGACGGCCCGCCGACCTGGCGGTGCACCGGAACCGAGATGGCCCACTGGTTGTTCTGCACATAGAACACGCACGGCGCGGCGAACACCGCGGCGAAGTTCAGCGCCTCGTGCACGTCGCCCTCGCTGGTCGCGCCGTCGCCGAGGAACGCCACCGTGACGCCGTCCTCGCCGAGGTGCCGGGCCGCCATCGCCGCGCCGACGGCGTGCAGCTGCTGGGTGCCGATCGGGATCGAGATCGGGGCGCAGTTGAACGCGGTGAATCCCAGCCCGCCGTGCCAGGACCCGCGCCACAGCGCACTCATCTGCGCGACGGTGATCCCGCGGACCAGCAGCACCCCCAGCTCGCGGTACTGCGGAAACAGCCAGTCGGTGCTCGGCAGGCAGGCCGCCGCGCCGACCTGGGCGGCCTCCTGGCCGCGGCAGGACGCATAAAGCGCCAGCTCGCCCTGCCGCTGCAGGTTGGTGAACTCGGTGTCCAGCGCCCGGGTGACCGCCATCATCTGGTAGAGCCGGTCCAGGGTTTCCCGGGGCAGATCCCGGCCGACCCGGTCCTCCTCGGTGGGGGTGCCGTCGGGCCGGATCAGTTGTAGCGGCGGGGATTCGGCTGCCGCCGGCGCGTCGAACAGCGCGGAGTGAACGGAACTCGCCATGGCGCCTCCTGCAGCCGCTGCCCGCATGTTCGGCGGGCAGTCAACGTTCGGTGCTGACCAGCGCGGGTTCACAGAGCGGCCCCGCTTGTGGCGGCACCGGCGGGCGTCCCGGGTCAGGGCGCGAGCGTGAGGATTCGCTCTGCTCGCCGTAGCACTGGCGCATCCACCATTATGCCCTCGAAACCGAACGCACCGCGTTGCGACGCGGCCGCATCGAGCACGCGTCGCGCCCACTGCAGCTGTTCGGCGGACGGCCGGTAGCCGTCCCGGATCACCGTCACCTGGGTCGGATGCAGCGCCACCTTGATGTCGAACCCGACCGCGACGGCGTCGTCGACCTCGCGGCGCAGCCCGTCGAGATCCTTGATGTCGATGTACACCGAATCCAGCGCCAGCTTGCCGAAGGCCTTGGCGGCCAGCAGCGACTGGGCGCGGACATGCTCGGCCACCTGCCGGTAGCTGCCGTCGGCGAACCGGTTGGCGGTCCCCCCGAGCAGCCCGAACAGGTCCTCGGCGCCCCAGAACACCCCGAGGGTGTTGGGCACGGCCGCGCACTCGGTCACCCGCAGCGCACCCAACGGCGTCTCCACGATGAACACCACCGCAAGCGGCGCCAGCGCGGCAACCTGCTCGGCCGCCTCGCATTTCGGCAGCATCACCGTGGTGTAGTCGGTGCGGCCCAACGCCTCCAGGTCGAGCCGCTGATCCTCGGTGCCGTGCGGGTTGATCCGCACCACGGTGCGCTCCGGGTCCAGCGCGGAGTTGACGACCGCCTCGCGGGCGGCGGGCTTGTCGCCGGCCCCGTCCTCCAGGTCGAGGATCACCACATCCCCGGCGGCGGCGGCCTTGGCGAACCGTTCGGGACGATCGGCGGGGCAGAAGATCCAGGCCGGGCCCGCGGTGTCCAGG contains:
- the pdhA gene encoding pyruvate dehydrogenase (acetyl-transferring) E1 component subunit alpha, whose protein sequence is MASSVHSALFDAPAAAESPPLQLIRPDGTPTEEDRVGRDLPRETLDRLYQMMAVTRALDTEFTNLQRQGELALYASCRGQEAAQVGAAACLPSTDWLFPQYRELGVLLVRGITVAQMSALWRGSWHGGLGFTAFNCAPISIPIGTQQLHAVGAAMAARHLGEDGVTVAFLGDGATSEGDVHEALNFAAVFAAPCVFYVQNNQWAISVPVHRQVGGPSIASRAAGYGMPGIRVDGNDVLACYAVTAAVAARARAGGGPALVEALTYRMGPHTTSDDPTRYRDDAELRHWQALDPLDRFRKYLQHIGLWTDRLRQRSEQHAQRLCDELRAAVVGAVDPDPTELFDAVYHDITPDLAAQREQLRAELVRET
- a CDS encoding HpcH/HpaI aldolase/citrate lyase family protein, with product MSLDTAGPAWIFCPADRPERFAKAAAAGDVVILDLEDGAGDKPAAREAVVNSALDPERTVVRINPHGTEDQRLDLEALGRTDYTTVMLPKCEAAEQVAALAPLAVVFIVETPLGALRVTECAAVPNTLGVFWGAEDLFGLLGGTANRFADGSYRQVAEHVRAQSLLAAKAFGKLALDSVYIDIKDLDGLRREVDDAVAVGFDIKVALHPTQVTVIRDGYRPSAEQLQWARRVLDAAASQRGAFGFEGIMVDAPVLRRAERILTLAP
- a CDS encoding alpha-ketoacid dehydrogenase subunit beta; its protein translation is MTATFARPPAAENPGVAAELTMVAAINRALRDVMAADDRVLVFGEDVAALGGVFRVTDGLAETFGPSRCFDTPLAESAIIGIAIGMAIRGLVPVPELQFDGFSYPAFDQIVSHLAKYRMRTRGDIELAVTIRIPSFGGIGAVEHHSESTETYWAHTAGLKVVVPATPSDAYWLLRHAIASPDPVIFLEPKRRYWSRGLVDPTTPGPPIGRAVIARPGDDATVISYGPLVGTALAAAELAAAEHDWSLEVVDLRSLNPLDFDTVADSVRRTGRAVVLHEGPRTLGFGAELAARLSEELFYDLEAPVLRATGFDTPYPPARLETSWLPGVDRLLDCVERTLEAP
- a CDS encoding enoyl-CoA hydratase, whose translation is MSPELVRYDLTEPSEIGGRVAVVTVNDPDRRNAVTDAMSAQLRAAVERAESDQAVHALVVTGACTAFCAGADLSALGAAAEDGLLRIYDGFMAIAGCALPTIAAVNGAAVGAGLNLALAADVRIAGPRALFDARFQKLGIHPGGGATWMLQRAVGPQAARAALLFGMRFDADAAVAHGLALRTADDALADALQLAGGPAAAPREVVLATKASMRATCQPGAAEADLHDAAMRIELGPQARSIQSPEFQDRLRSATRR
- a CDS encoding DUF808 domain-containing protein, giving the protein MSSGLFALLDDVAALAKLAAASVDDVGAAAGRATAKAAGVVIDDTAVTPQYVQGIAAERELPIVKRIAIGSLRNKLLLILPAALLLSQFAPWALTPILMLGATYLCYEGAEKIWGRLRGHEHSAAAESEIKDRDAEEKTVAGAIRTDLILSAEIMVIALNEVAAQSFWPRLIILVVVAFVITIVVYGVVGAIVKMDDIGLSLAQRSGRMAQRIGRGLVTGMPKVLATLSTVGIVAMLWVGGHILLTGTDKVGWHSPYAIVHHLEELVSDATGAAGPALAWLTNTGISAVIGLVVGGLVLAVLAMLPSRSAQPHQ
- a CDS encoding TetR/AcrR family transcriptional regulator; the protein is MSRAPDVPAISGYEARWEEHNAERRTRILRAAIELIEEGPADADVSVRDVAQRAGLAKSVVYRQFGNKDELERRVRSLTFEDLAGVLDERLDLADGSLREILTRTIAAVADWMLDHPRLNEFVRRGPTFESDGSLDAVSQFKHRMMVQAEGIIGALAAALNADDASFRSVPFAVVTMIEATLSAWIRGAAPTRSRAEIISDLADYAWYVLDGAARAAGIEVRPDVPFTAMIAELTGSLTPG
- a CDS encoding dihydrolipoamide acetyltransferase family protein, whose amino-acid sequence is MTGTGEPRGGEFLVPDLGEGLEDVTVTQWEVALGDEVALNQVLCTVETAKAAVEIPSPVAGRVRALGGAVGDVLPVGALLVRFEATGTAPAEAARPVESARPAESAAPARDSVLVGYGADAGADRSRRRPGSRPRAKPSVRRLAADLQVDLGAVRAGPDGIVGRDAVLAAAESAGESAADELQPVRGVQAEMARRMSAARREIPDAHARIEVDCARLLQLAGRLEITPFVLTLRLVVHALTRHRILNSSWVDGPDGPQIRTHRGVHLGFGVAAPRGLLVPVVHDAQAKTTRELAQAVAGLIDAARDGALAPAALTGSTFTVSNFGALGLDDGVPVINHPEAAILGMGAIRPRAVVIDGELAARPTAQLTCAFDHRVADGAQVAGFLVGLRALIEAPETALLEL